One region of Hymenobacter sediminicola genomic DNA includes:
- a CDS encoding c-type cytochrome: MSRYLLPFLRLSAGGAAGLLLATASTGCFSNRQNEGAALYQTHCSSCHGTQGEGLRRLIPPVAASDYVACNRAGLPCLVRRGMKGDVVVNGIHYNQVMPGHEDLTDSQITNLLNFVQRNWGNQNEPYTVREVSELLEPCHGSDGQ; encoded by the coding sequence ATGAGCCGGTATTTGCTGCCGTTTCTGCGTCTGAGTGCCGGCGGCGCGGCCGGGCTGCTCCTCGCTACGGCCAGTACCGGCTGCTTCTCCAACCGCCAGAATGAAGGCGCTGCGCTCTACCAGACGCACTGCTCCAGCTGCCACGGCACTCAGGGCGAAGGCCTGCGCCGCCTTATTCCGCCCGTAGCCGCTTCCGACTACGTGGCCTGCAACCGTGCCGGGCTACCCTGCCTAGTGCGCCGCGGCATGAAGGGCGACGTGGTGGTGAATGGCATTCATTATAACCAGGTGATGCCGGGCCACGAAGACCTGACCGACTCGCAGATTACCAACCTGTTGAACTTTGTGCAGCGCAACTGGGGCAACCAGAACGAGCCGTACACAGTGCGCGAAGTATCGGAACTGCTGGAGCCCTGCCATGGCTCCGACGGGCAGTGA
- a CDS encoding SCO family protein — MTPSTPRFFLRRAAVASLLAAGSLLAACSSDTASTQPERLPIQGIKRTEPTSASDTLPDPVPSFRLTNQDGKVITNQTFAGKVYVTDFFFATCPSICPKMQSELLRVYEQFKGDPNVLFLSHTIDPAHDSIPVLRDYAQRLGIQDASRWHFATAPHDTVFALARAYMTGAEKDSTVAGGYAHSGTFALVDSQRRIRGVYDGMEKSQVDQLIHDLPILLKEEAETRQTVAK, encoded by the coding sequence ATGACACCTTCCACCCCGCGTTTTTTCCTTCGCCGCGCCGCCGTAGCCAGCCTGCTGGCAGCCGGTAGCTTGCTGGCCGCCTGCTCCTCCGATACAGCCTCCACGCAGCCAGAGCGCCTACCTATTCAGGGTATCAAGCGTACGGAACCGACTTCCGCTTCCGATACGCTGCCGGACCCGGTGCCCTCGTTCCGGCTTACCAACCAGGACGGCAAAGTCATTACCAACCAGACCTTTGCCGGCAAGGTATATGTCACGGATTTTTTCTTTGCTACCTGCCCCAGCATCTGTCCCAAGATGCAGAGCGAACTGCTGCGCGTGTACGAGCAGTTCAAGGGCGACCCGAACGTGTTGTTTCTGAGCCATACCATCGACCCGGCCCACGACTCCATTCCGGTGCTGCGCGACTATGCCCAGCGGCTTGGTATTCAGGACGCTTCGCGCTGGCACTTCGCCACCGCTCCGCACGATACGGTGTTTGCCCTGGCCCGCGCTTACATGACCGGCGCCGAAAAGGATTCCACGGTAGCTGGGGGCTATGCCCACAGCGGCACCTTTGCGCTGGTAGATTCCCAGCGGCGTATTCGCGGCGTGTACGATGGCATGGAGAAAAGCCAGGTGGATCAGCTCATTCATGATTTGCCTATTCTGCTGAAAGAAGAAGCCGAAACCCGTCAGACGGTGGCCAAATGA
- a CDS encoding DoxX family membrane protein, translating into MSPLLLYSPVILLPLLATVVALWASGWWRRLYVLGARLLLGALMLGGGLYKLSDNHIPGLMGPPMNHTFLAEHSLEIFAQFIGVAQLLTGLLLLTGRFALLGAVLLVPMWLNIIFLTWSQHWTGTPFLVTGFLVLNVGLLLHDYARLKWLLYPPAEAAVLRAQPLQTGPPPAEGLWWLGIGLVVGGSLLYPVSFRLMQTTMLVGLLLVLAASLWLRRARLRPDTGIQNTTDNR; encoded by the coding sequence ATGTCCCCGTTGCTTTTATATTCTCCGGTTATTCTGCTCCCACTTCTGGCTACGGTAGTGGCGCTATGGGCCAGCGGCTGGTGGCGGCGCCTGTATGTGCTGGGAGCCCGCCTGCTGCTGGGGGCCTTGATGCTGGGTGGCGGCCTCTACAAGCTCTCCGACAACCATATCCCGGGCCTGATGGGCCCGCCCATGAACCACACGTTTCTGGCCGAGCACAGCCTGGAAATCTTTGCGCAGTTTATTGGTGTAGCCCAGCTGCTGACGGGTCTGCTGCTGCTCACGGGCCGGTTCGCGCTGCTGGGCGCGGTGCTGCTGGTACCCATGTGGCTCAACATCATCTTCCTCACCTGGTCGCAGCACTGGACCGGCACGCCCTTTCTGGTTACGGGGTTTCTGGTGTTGAATGTTGGCCTGCTGCTGCACGATTATGCCCGGCTGAAGTGGCTGCTTTACCCGCCTGCCGAGGCAGCGGTGCTGCGGGCCCAGCCACTGCAAACCGGCCCGCCACCCGCCGAAGGCCTGTGGTGGCTGGGCATAGGCTTGGTAGTAGGCGGCAGCTTGCTCTACCCGGTTTCGTTCCGGCTGATGCAGACGACCATGCTCGTTGGGCTATTGCTGGTGCTGGCTGCCAGCCTGTGGCTGCGTAGAGCACGGCTTCGGCCGGATACCGGAATACAAAACACCACCGATAATAGGTAG
- a CDS encoding 3'-5' exonuclease — MSPEYLLFVDTETTGLPGRWNLPYDAPGATWPYVAQVAWQVYTPDGQLVKEAMHYLHIPDGSMLAPALAVHGLTEAFLQEAGQEPAQVLQLLLNDLQQFRPRVIGYFLQLDFHVLSASLHRAGLPNLLPELPQFCLMRVTERPNDGTHRRYQRLSELHENLFRESMPALHDAYQDAVATARCFFELRQRGRISPETLVGQPPLKVPIARPRRPIGWRLVVLASGCLLLLLFGWLLYG; from the coding sequence ATGTCGCCGGAATACCTGCTCTTCGTGGATACGGAAACCACCGGCCTGCCTGGTCGCTGGAACCTGCCCTATGACGCGCCCGGCGCCACGTGGCCCTATGTGGCGCAGGTGGCCTGGCAGGTATACACGCCGGACGGACAGCTGGTGAAGGAGGCAATGCATTACCTGCATATCCCAGATGGCTCCATGCTCGCGCCGGCGTTGGCCGTGCATGGCCTCACAGAAGCCTTTCTGCAGGAAGCCGGACAGGAGCCAGCTCAGGTGCTACAACTGCTCCTGAACGACCTGCAGCAGTTCCGGCCCCGGGTAATTGGCTATTTCCTGCAGCTCGACTTTCATGTGCTGAGCGCCAGTCTCCACCGTGCCGGCCTGCCCAACCTGCTGCCGGAGCTGCCCCAGTTCTGCCTGATGCGCGTAACCGAGCGGCCGAATGATGGCACGCACCGGCGCTATCAGCGGCTCTCGGAGCTGCACGAAAACCTCTTTCGCGAATCCATGCCGGCCCTGCACGATGCCTATCAGGACGCAGTAGCCACGGCACGCTGCTTTTTCGAGCTGCGCCAGCGCGGACGTATTTCGCCCGAAACACTGGTTGGCCAGCCCCCGCTGAAGGTACCCATTGCCCGGCCACGCCGGCCTATCGGCTGGCGACTGGTGGTATTGGCATCCGGCTGCTTACTATTGCTTCTTTTTGGCTGGCTTTTGTATGGATAA
- a CDS encoding DUF294 nucleotidyltransferase-like domain-containing protein has translation MDNRLAFLQTVAPFNTLPSDVLVGVVELLQEVQHPRETLLYQQDTSKLRHLDIIVEGEYETFFYDSQQHKRLPEVYGPGTCYGGMSILLNKKRSLRTVLARKGTRVLQLPRRDFRALCLAYESFFHYFTARYGERMLNEEYAHFVKPAGLPADNFLVADQLFSRRVETLELRGLVMSPATEPIFEAARRMAAAKVSCLFVTEPGTSTIVGYCTDITLRDSVIARQLDASRPIGDVVATPIVRIASEAYVYEAILLMFQTKTRYLLVERNNEYVGFLSRNKLLSDLAQSPFMFIQAVKLAQGTLELKRRWEMVPDIVNQLLSRGVRPEIVNQVISTVADTIALRVIENVLAAQGPAPARFVFMVLGSEGRKEQTLVTDQDNAIIYEDKANEQRELVRAWFLRFAESISDELNHIGLHFCTGGFMAKNPKWTHSLSHWKRNYQQWMSESNPETVMQMATFFDCRYLYGDQPLMQELQTFLQAELARPLDRFLFYMAKNALQYEPPLTFFRGFRTFEQEGQRVFDLKKAMSPIVDLVRVYALKNQVFSTNTGERLAELRERGVFREQEYQELLQAYYYLMGMRLKKQARQLIDDRTAPTNYLDPKTLTQVEQVTLKEIFKVIGDFQLKIKVGFTKTL, from the coding sequence ATGGATAACCGTCTTGCATTTCTGCAAACCGTAGCGCCCTTCAACACGCTGCCTTCTGATGTGCTGGTGGGCGTGGTGGAGCTGCTGCAGGAAGTACAGCATCCGCGCGAAACGCTACTCTACCAACAGGATACCTCCAAGCTGCGCCACCTCGATATCATTGTGGAAGGCGAATACGAAACGTTCTTCTACGACAGTCAGCAGCACAAACGCCTGCCCGAAGTGTATGGCCCTGGCACCTGTTACGGCGGCATGTCCATTCTGCTGAACAAAAAACGCTCGTTGCGCACCGTACTGGCCCGAAAAGGCACGCGCGTGCTCCAACTGCCCCGCCGCGACTTCCGGGCCCTGTGCCTGGCCTACGAAAGCTTCTTCCATTACTTCACGGCCCGCTACGGCGAGCGGATGCTGAATGAGGAGTATGCCCACTTCGTGAAGCCCGCCGGTCTGCCTGCCGACAACTTCTTGGTGGCCGACCAGCTGTTTTCGCGGCGTGTGGAAACGCTGGAACTGCGCGGACTGGTGATGAGCCCTGCCACCGAACCCATCTTTGAAGCAGCCCGGCGCATGGCGGCGGCCAAAGTAAGCTGCCTGTTCGTGACGGAGCCAGGCACAAGCACCATCGTCGGTTACTGCACCGACATCACCCTGCGCGACTCCGTTATTGCCCGCCAGTTGGATGCCAGCCGGCCTATAGGAGACGTGGTGGCCACGCCTATCGTGCGTATTGCCAGCGAAGCCTATGTATATGAGGCAATTCTGCTGATGTTCCAGACCAAGACGCGCTACCTGCTGGTAGAGCGCAACAATGAATATGTGGGTTTCCTGAGCCGCAACAAGTTGCTCAGCGACTTGGCTCAGTCGCCGTTTATGTTCATCCAGGCTGTGAAGCTGGCCCAGGGCACACTGGAGCTGAAACGCCGCTGGGAAATGGTACCCGACATCGTGAACCAGCTGCTGAGCCGCGGTGTGCGTCCCGAAATCGTGAACCAGGTTATCAGCACCGTCGCCGATACGATTGCGCTCCGCGTGATTGAAAACGTGCTGGCCGCCCAGGGGCCGGCGCCGGCTCGGTTCGTGTTTATGGTGCTGGGCAGCGAGGGCCGCAAAGAGCAAACCCTCGTCACGGACCAGGACAACGCCATCATCTACGAAGACAAGGCCAATGAGCAACGGGAACTGGTGCGAGCCTGGTTTCTGCGCTTCGCCGAGTCGATTTCTGATGAGCTGAATCATATCGGGCTACATTTCTGCACGGGCGGCTTCATGGCTAAAAATCCCAAGTGGACTCATTCTCTCTCGCACTGGAAGCGCAACTACCAGCAGTGGATGAGCGAATCGAACCCCGAAACGGTGATGCAGATGGCCACCTTCTTTGACTGCCGCTACCTCTACGGCGACCAGCCGCTGATGCAGGAGCTGCAAACGTTTCTGCAAGCCGAACTAGCCCGGCCACTGGACCGGTTTCTGTTTTATATGGCCAAAAATGCCCTGCAATATGAGCCGCCCCTAACCTTCTTCCGCGGCTTCCGCACCTTCGAGCAGGAAGGCCAAAGGGTGTTCGATCTGAAAAAAGCCATGTCGCCGATAGTAGATCTGGTACGGGTGTACGCGCTTAAAAATCAGGTGTTCAGCACAAATACCGGCGAACGGCTGGCCGAACTGCGGGAGCGGGGCGTGTTTCGGGAGCAGGAATATCAGGAGCTGCTGCAGGCCTACTACTACCTGATGGGTATGCGCCTGAAAAAACAGGCCCGCCAGCTCATCGACGACCGCACGGCCCCCACCAACTACCTCGACCCCAAAACCTTGACCCAGGTAGAGCAAGTAACCCTAAAGGAAATCTTCAAGGTCATCGGCGACTTTCAACTCAAGATTAAGGTAGGTTTCACTAAAACACTGTAA
- a CDS encoding DUF4112 domain-containing protein, translating into MTSPLTATPLPATFDQDERLRWVERISHLLDSQFTVPGTNWRFGIDPLMSLIPVVGGIPSLAISGVLILTMMRHGASGNLVVRMVLNVLLDTIIGAIPVVGTIFDFTYKANDKNVRLLRRHYAEGRYTGSGKGLLAATLLALIVIGGLALWGGYWLFKSLWEYFQ; encoded by the coding sequence ATGACATCTCCACTCACCGCAACTCCCCTTCCCGCCACCTTTGACCAGGATGAGCGGCTGCGCTGGGTAGAGCGTATCTCGCACCTGCTCGACAGCCAGTTTACGGTACCTGGCACCAACTGGCGCTTCGGCATCGACCCGCTCATGAGCCTGATTCCGGTGGTAGGCGGCATTCCGTCGCTGGCCATATCGGGGGTACTTATTCTTACCATGATGCGCCACGGCGCTAGCGGCAACCTAGTGGTACGCATGGTCCTGAACGTGCTGCTCGATACTATCATCGGTGCCATTCCGGTGGTGGGCACCATCTTCGACTTCACGTACAAGGCCAACGACAAGAACGTACGCCTGCTACGCCGCCACTATGCCGAAGGCCGATATACGGGCTCTGGCAAAGGACTGCTGGCTGCTACGCTACTGGCACTCATCGTAATCGGGGGGCTTGCCCTATGGGGCGGCTACTGGCTGTTCAAGTCGTTGTGGGAGTATTTTCAGTAA
- a CDS encoding aldo/keto reductase, whose amino-acid sequence MQQRTLGQSGLTVSALGLGCMGMSDFYAGRDDAESIRTLHRAVELGVTFFDTADMYGPYTNEELVGKALKDRRSQVVIATKFGILRDPNDPTKRGISGRPEYVRQACDASLKRLGTDYIDLYYQHRVDPNTPTEETVGAMAELVKAGKVRHLGLSEAAADTLRRAHTVHPITALQSEYSLWSRDPEDGVLQACRELGIGFVPYSPLGRGFLTGQIQKFEDLAEDDYRRHTPRFQGENFQKNLDLVARINELATEKGCTPGQLALAWVLAQGNDIVPIPGTKRVHYLEENLGALEISLSLEELAHLNSIAPKGAAAGQRYPEQMMNSVNG is encoded by the coding sequence ATGCAGCAACGCACACTGGGCCAGTCCGGCCTCACAGTTTCTGCCCTGGGCCTTGGCTGCATGGGCATGTCAGATTTCTATGCGGGCCGCGACGATGCCGAAAGTATCCGGACGCTGCACCGCGCCGTAGAGTTGGGCGTTACATTCTTTGATACGGCTGACATGTACGGTCCTTACACCAACGAAGAGTTGGTGGGAAAAGCCCTAAAGGACCGCCGCAGTCAGGTAGTCATTGCCACCAAATTCGGTATTCTGCGCGACCCTAATGACCCGACCAAGCGTGGTATCAGCGGCCGCCCGGAGTATGTGCGCCAGGCCTGCGACGCCTCCTTGAAACGCCTCGGTACCGACTACATCGACCTTTACTATCAGCACCGCGTCGATCCGAACACGCCAACTGAAGAAACGGTGGGGGCCATGGCCGAACTGGTGAAAGCCGGCAAAGTGCGCCACCTGGGCTTAAGCGAAGCCGCCGCCGATACGTTGCGCCGCGCCCATACGGTGCACCCTATTACGGCGCTGCAAAGCGAGTACTCGCTCTGGAGCCGCGACCCGGAAGATGGTGTGCTGCAAGCCTGCCGCGAGCTGGGCATTGGCTTTGTGCCATACTCGCCGTTGGGCCGAGGCTTCCTCACGGGCCAGATTCAGAAGTTCGAGGACCTGGCCGAAGATGACTACCGCCGCCATACGCCCCGCTTTCAGGGTGAGAACTTCCAGAAAAACCTGGATTTAGTGGCCCGCATCAATGAGTTGGCTACCGAGAAAGGCTGCACTCCCGGGCAGTTGGCACTAGCTTGGGTTCTGGCCCAGGGCAATGACATAGTACCTATTCCAGGCACCAAGCGGGTGCACTACTTGGAAGAAAACCTGGGGGCACTTGAAATTAGCCTCAGTCTGGAAGAACTGGCCCATCTCAACTCCATTGCGCCCAAAGGGGCTGCTGCCGGCCAGCGCTACCCTGAGCAGATGATGAACAGCGTAAACGGCTAG
- a CDS encoding DNA integrity scanning protein DisA nucleotide-binding domain protein, translated as MWDHQSLFRVSAQLFAEGIFNILDRTLKPEVFLLGLASARETDEPQAVVVEPSTLRYTPTDFADVKARAAALEPDGPRDVVYHLHPTDHDRYEKLRWYELLRRATEQTLAELSTIREEERLSFCSTPVSLYGYQVVVILQLSAEAYQSYYALPVPGPGNRPTSLVHAAVQEFLQDCSRALRESDTDDDRPVLDRDYNEVLRAAGRSFMLRAAAGTHGLYDACNGIAALRHEGDEGVGTMLVARRHHPAIVPVLTLESPIPLRDHRRIRKLLELSEDYTALVSDATDVFGLGYLVSPDDPTFEPLFTVHFTRHYSWELTHNEEVMMKVVSNTPRLPQGRVDAENFARAVQRIFPHLDTGTVEYLWELTQRATEQTNGTILVISEGAKQEAARLTRQCFRVAPRLMTPSVLRLVTNIDGAVFIEPDGTCYAIGAILDGLATEKGDSSRGSRYNSALRYVESSRYACLAIVVSEDGLIDLLPPLRR; from the coding sequence ATGTGGGACCACCAAAGCCTTTTCCGTGTCTCAGCCCAGCTATTCGCTGAAGGCATTTTTAATATTCTTGACCGTACGCTTAAGCCGGAAGTTTTTTTGCTCGGTCTGGCTTCGGCCCGGGAAACAGACGAACCGCAGGCGGTGGTGGTGGAGCCTTCCACGCTGCGCTACACGCCTACTGACTTCGCTGACGTGAAGGCCCGTGCCGCCGCGCTAGAGCCCGATGGCCCCCGCGACGTTGTTTACCATCTGCACCCCACCGACCACGACCGGTACGAAAAGCTGCGCTGGTATGAGCTCTTACGGCGGGCCACGGAACAGACTCTTGCGGAACTGAGCACCATCCGGGAGGAGGAGCGGTTGAGCTTCTGCTCCACACCCGTCAGCCTATATGGCTATCAAGTTGTAGTGATTTTGCAGCTCTCTGCCGAAGCTTACCAGTCGTACTACGCCCTACCGGTGCCGGGCCCTGGCAACCGGCCCACCTCCTTGGTGCATGCGGCGGTGCAGGAGTTTCTGCAGGACTGTAGCCGGGCCCTTCGCGAATCGGATACGGATGATGACCGGCCCGTGCTGGACCGCGACTATAACGAGGTGTTGCGGGCGGCGGGCCGCAGCTTTATGTTGCGCGCAGCCGCCGGCACGCATGGCCTCTACGATGCCTGCAACGGCATTGCAGCGCTCCGCCACGAGGGCGACGAAGGCGTGGGCACGATGCTGGTTGCACGCCGCCACCATCCGGCCATTGTGCCGGTGCTCACGCTGGAAAGCCCGATTCCGCTCCGCGACCATCGGCGAATTCGGAAGCTACTCGAACTCAGCGAGGACTATACGGCCCTGGTTTCCGATGCGACCGACGTGTTTGGGCTGGGGTATCTGGTATCCCCTGACGATCCGACGTTTGAGCCCCTGTTTACTGTGCATTTTACCCGGCACTATAGCTGGGAGCTCACGCACAACGAGGAGGTGATGATGAAGGTGGTGTCGAATACTCCGCGGCTGCCGCAGGGCCGTGTCGATGCTGAAAATTTCGCCCGTGCCGTGCAGCGCATCTTCCCGCACCTCGATACCGGCACCGTGGAATACCTCTGGGAACTGACGCAGCGCGCTACCGAACAAACCAACGGCACCATTCTGGTAATTTCAGAGGGGGCTAAGCAGGAGGCAGCACGCCTGACGCGCCAGTGCTTCCGCGTAGCTCCTCGCCTTATGACACCGTCGGTGCTCCGTCTCGTTACCAATATTGATGGGGCAGTATTTATAGAGCCCGATGGTACTTGTTACGCCATCGGGGCCATCCTCGACGGCTTAGCCACAGAAAAGGGCGACTCCTCGCGTGGCTCCCGTTACAATTCGGCTTTGCGCTATGTAGAAAGCAGCCGCTACGCCTGTTTGGCCATCGTGGTCAGCGAAGATGGCCTAATTGACTTATTGCCGCCGCTGCGGCGGTGA
- a CDS encoding NAD(P)/FAD-dependent oxidoreductase, whose product MKHVAIVGGGPAGLLAAQRLAEAGWRVALYEAQATVGRKFLVAGHGGFNLTNSETPAAFAARYGARQPAFEHFLRHFSPADLRAWAADLGITTFVGTSGRVFPLEQHKPADLLRAWLQRLRALGVQLHTRYRWLGFEGPSGLRIRHEATAEEVVVQPDATLLALGGASWQKTGSNGCWTTAFESIGVRCVPFEPANCGAEVAWSAFFRQKVGRMPLKNIALHCGSQMERGELLLTDYGVEGTPVYALTPVLRHALQQNPPATLLLDLKPDLSDEQLLAKLQKPRNGRSLPDFLRQQLRLGPPVPTLLREVASPEATATPEALARLLRAVPLPVHALRPLDEAISTAGGVAWEELDEALMLRRRPGTFVAGEMLDWEAPTGGYLLQGCFSTGAWAATSILRL is encoded by the coding sequence GTGAAGCACGTTGCCATAGTAGGTGGAGGGCCAGCCGGTTTGCTGGCAGCACAGCGGCTGGCGGAAGCGGGCTGGCGCGTGGCTCTTTATGAGGCGCAGGCAACTGTGGGGCGCAAGTTTCTGGTGGCGGGTCACGGGGGCTTCAACCTCACCAACTCCGAAACTCCGGCGGCTTTTGCGGCCCGCTACGGTGCCCGGCAGCCCGCTTTTGAGCATTTTCTGCGGCACTTCTCCCCCGCCGACTTACGCGCCTGGGCCGCCGACTTGGGCATTACCACGTTTGTGGGCACGAGTGGGCGCGTGTTTCCGCTGGAGCAGCACAAGCCCGCCGACTTGCTGCGCGCCTGGCTGCAGCGGCTGCGGGCACTGGGTGTGCAGTTGCACACCCGCTACCGTTGGCTAGGGTTTGAGGGCCCCAGCGGGCTGCGCATACGCCATGAGGCTACTGCCGAGGAAGTTGTGGTGCAGCCGGATGCCACATTGCTGGCCCTGGGTGGCGCGAGCTGGCAGAAAACGGGCTCCAATGGCTGCTGGACTACGGCTTTCGAGAGCATTGGGGTACGCTGCGTACCGTTTGAACCCGCCAACTGCGGGGCTGAAGTGGCGTGGTCGGCATTTTTCCGGCAGAAAGTGGGGCGCATGCCGCTCAAAAACATAGCCTTGCACTGTGGCAGCCAGATGGAGCGGGGCGAATTGCTGCTCACTGATTATGGGGTGGAGGGTACTCCAGTATATGCCCTCACGCCTGTCCTGCGGCACGCACTGCAGCAGAACCCACCAGCCACACTCCTGCTCGACCTCAAGCCCGATCTTTCCGACGAGCAACTACTTGCCAAGCTACAGAAACCCCGCAATGGCCGCTCCCTTCCCGACTTCCTGCGCCAGCAGCTCCGCCTTGGGCCGCCCGTGCCTACCCTACTGCGCGAAGTAGCATCTCCCGAAGCCACTGCCACGCCCGAAGCCCTGGCCCGGCTACTGCGCGCCGTGCCTCTGCCCGTGCATGCCCTCCGGCCTCTTGATGAAGCCATTAGTACAGCGGGCGGTGTAGCGTGGGAAGAACTGGATGAAGCCCTAATGCTGCGCCGCCGGCCCGGCACGTTTGTAGCCGGCGAAATGCTAGACTGGGAAGCTCCTACCGGCGGCTACCTGCTGCAGGGCTGCTTCAGCACCGGGGCGTGGGCCGCAACATCCATCCTGCGCTTATAA
- a CDS encoding cation:proton antiporter domain-containing protein — MGSYTILIGLSIAVILSYLFDLLARATKVPSVLMLLLTGIALRQAADYFDFALGIPKVVLELFGIIGLIMIVLEGALDLKLTRDKAPLIRRSFLAAVLMLVVQAVAIALLLQAYVGASFQTCLVNAVPLAVISSAIAIPSVANLMGEKQEFIVYESTFSDILGIMLFNFALQDNFAQGVSVITFTRDVVAVLIVAVLSTAALAFLLGRIRLHVKFFLILAFLILLYSLAKKLHLSSLVLVLVFGLAVNNAELLLRGPKLQRWLHPEQLAAELHPLKSITAESAFLIRTFFFLLFGFSITLSSLVSATLLLQGLLIVGVLTGIRYVYLRYIARTDLIPELFIAPKGLITVLLFYSIPDKHHIGEIGENILFIVILLTGVLMMIGLQLTKKEPEIGEY; from the coding sequence ATGGGTTCCTACACTATACTCATCGGGCTGAGCATTGCCGTCATCCTTTCCTACTTGTTTGACCTGTTGGCGCGGGCCACCAAAGTACCGTCAGTTCTGATGCTGCTGCTCACTGGCATTGCCCTGCGCCAAGCCGCCGACTACTTCGATTTTGCCCTTGGTATTCCGAAGGTGGTGCTGGAGTTGTTCGGGATTATCGGCCTGATTATGATTGTGCTGGAAGGTGCCCTCGACCTTAAGCTCACCCGCGACAAAGCCCCGCTTATACGGCGCTCTTTCCTGGCGGCGGTACTCATGCTGGTGGTGCAGGCCGTGGCTATTGCGCTGCTGCTGCAGGCGTACGTGGGAGCTTCGTTTCAGACCTGCCTCGTGAATGCCGTACCGCTGGCCGTTATCAGCTCGGCCATTGCCATTCCCAGCGTTGCCAACCTGATGGGGGAAAAGCAGGAGTTTATTGTCTACGAAAGCACGTTTTCGGACATCCTGGGGATTATGCTATTCAATTTTGCCCTGCAAGACAACTTCGCGCAGGGCGTTTCAGTCATCACCTTCACCCGCGACGTGGTGGCGGTGCTGATAGTGGCGGTACTGAGCACGGCAGCACTGGCGTTTCTGCTGGGTCGTATCCGGCTGCACGTCAAGTTCTTCCTGATTCTGGCTTTCTTGATTCTACTCTATAGCCTTGCCAAAAAGCTGCATCTGTCGTCATTGGTGCTGGTGCTGGTGTTTGGGCTGGCCGTCAACAATGCCGAACTGCTATTGCGTGGCCCCAAGCTGCAGCGCTGGCTACACCCCGAGCAGCTAGCCGCTGAGTTGCACCCGCTCAAAAGCATCACGGCCGAATCGGCGTTTCTGATTCGCACGTTTTTCTTCCTGCTATTTGGGTTCAGTATCACGCTCAGCAGCCTTGTCAGTGCTACGCTGCTGCTGCAGGGTCTGCTCATCGTGGGCGTGCTGACGGGTATTCGCTACGTATACCTGCGCTACATTGCCCGCACCGACCTGATTCCGGAACTGTTCATTGCGCCAAAAGGCCTGATTACAGTGCTCCTGTTCTACAGCATCCCCGACAAGCACCACATTGGGGAAATCGGCGAAAATATCCTCTTCATTGTCATCCTGCTCACCGGAGTACTGATGATGATAGGCCTGCAGCTGACCAAAAAAGAGCCGGAAATAGGAGAGTACTAA